The DNA segment acctgggggtggagcctccattctCCGCTGTGCGAAACTGTCAAGACAGCGCATCGTGTTGCATTTGACAgggatatggagtggtggtggcgtagtgggctaaggcacacaactgttaatcagaaggtcactggttcgatccccacagccaccaccattgtgtccttgaataagacacttaactccaggttgctccgggggggattgtccctgtaataagtgcactgtaagtctctttggataaaagcgtctgccaaatgcataaatgtaaatgtgaatgtaagTCTAAATATGAGTGgtacgcagcgacctgagtcactgctgactccaaaggaggagatgttgtgacatatgacgagagtgcacgctggcttggcgatttatgtacgctactttcgcagtgctgtctgagcggatcaagacgtgcttgccccaaatcagcgggagaaacctccgcagggcaaggaatacagccagcaactctaggcagttgatgtgccaacgcagctggggtcctgtccaggagccagcggcagcatgtccgttgcacacggcaccccaaccctgttgatacgcctggccatcgaacgcaaactttaggaagggtcagtgtcgaggcaagatggagacgtggaagtatgcgtccttcaggtctaccggcgCAAACCAATcgagctgtcgaacgcaggtaagaatctgtttctgcatgagcattttgaacgggagatgAGCAGGTAATAGCGCATCGGGTTAGCTTATAGCTTAATAGGCTTGGGTCCTGAGAAGAGACTCAAATCATTTatcttgctccgtgcacccggtgGGGGTTAGAGACCAAGGAAGAGCCGGGACTGcagagttttggggccggggtgctgTGAGAACAGCGTGCTtcagctggatgacccagggagtgaggaaatcactcCTTAATTGAGAATTTGGGTGCCGCAGCCTGAAGGTGGTGCGGTAaataaaacaaggattctcctcccggccctctcaccgggggatggagtggtcttggtaccagctccggagtaaacgtctgactgcctgggtcgcccatctcaggagAGCTTAGGAGCTTTCCTACGGAGGGCGTACGCCACCTGCGAGGTGCTcaagagctgggcctgggttgaggcggagctacctgttcaCCACCACGAAAAACTGTCCACCAACTCCAAGTTCTAAGACAAATGGGAAGGACTTCTCCTCTCTCTGTTTAGGTACTGCACCATGTTGGTTCCAGactaaataagaaaataacatcAAACATTAAAGTGCATGTACTTCTTACAAAAAAAAGATTACAGTTGTAGTGCACACAACtgtaatttaaagtaaataaatgagCCTGCTCTGGTGTTGTTTTCACATGTTCTACTTACTGGTTGTTCATCAATGAAAGAGGTTCTGGCCTCCTCAATAGTTTGCCAGAACATTTTGTTGCCAATCATGTACACCGTTAGTGGAATGATCTGAAGTAAAATGATCAGTGCCATGGTGCCTTTGGTATCTAGGTTTTGGCCAGCTTTTAAGATCACTAGGTCTTAATTATAATTTCTACACAGAcgacacacagatatatattcATTCTAAACCAGGTGAAAATCTGGCAGATGCCTTTTTTTTCAAACTGCATTTCTGAGATAAAAATGTTCTTTGTCTTAACAGTAATACGACTGTAACAGTAATCTCCTCACCAGCTTCGGAAGGCTGGGTCCTTAAATCTATCAATTGAGGGCtcagttttggagcttcaaattaaatgaaaaatctgggtgttatatttgacacAAATTTGTTATTCGCtccatatgtaaaatatattgctaAAACATAATTTCATCATCTTAGAAACATTGCAAGACTAAAAGAGCTACCCTATGTTATCATTCTCTGTGGCTGAAAAGATGATCAATTCTTTAATTTTCTCTATCATTGACTATTGCAATGCTCTCCTTGCCGGAGTCTCAAAATCAACATTAAATAATTTGCAATATGTGCAAAACTTGGCTTCCAGAATCCTGACAGGGGCCAGGGCAAGTGATCACATCACTCCTATCTTGGAATCCTTGCACTGGCTCCCTGTCAGGTTTCGTGTTGATTTTACAATTCTAGTCAATGGAGTCCGAAACATTCAAGGTCCAAAACTAACCTAAAGGCAGGATGAAggtaatccataccttcagagtccagtggtttaatccttatCTTCTGATTCGATCGcttttgggtaagaaacagaccaaaatgtaacaattttttttccaGGGCTTCGGATTGCAACTAAATTTTTCAGCTGGTGCGACAAAAGTTTGTTATAGGTTGCACACATCATCAataatttctttgtgttttgcagaggaATGAAAGTTAtttgagtttgagatgacataaatgTGATGAAATCAGAGAGCGTCCCCTGATGTCTCGCCTGGCCACTTGTGATCAACTCACCTGAAATACATCTTTAAATAAGCCAAACAGAGTTTTAGTGTTATTAAAGGACTAAATTGTTTGATTTTACATAATTACTAACCTGCAGACATGTTGTCTAAATTATGGAAATCCATTTGTCAtccatttttttttagcaaagacCAGGATCTTGTAAGCAAAGTCAGGCAACCAGGATGAGCACAATTTGTTAGCAGCATCAGGGTGAAGTACACTAAAATCTTGAGATATCTATAGTTGGAAATTATGATTATGACAATTATGATTATAACATGTCAAAATTTTAGTGATAAATTCAGTGAGACTGGCACTTTATCACATGATTAAAATTTATTTGCTTCAATCAACTGGGCAATGGAGCAAAAAAGACATTGAGGTTATATTGCATTTACCATGCCTGGGATATATATTAGATGAGGGAACTCAGAAATTTGTTTGTAGCTGTTGTGAGCCCTAAAAAGAGCAGTTGCTTTTATATACTGCTCAACATGGTCCTGTggtctattgttttttttttttgttgaattgCTCTCTCAGGAGACAAAGTTGATGCTGTTGAGTGGTAAGTTGACAAAGTGAAAAGTCATATTGGTTAATTTACATCAGTATGTAAATGTACAATCCCCTCCAAAAATATTGCCAAAAAACATGAGCAAAACAGGCTGtttatattcacaaaaatctaacctttaagtcaagtaaaatgattgaaaaaataaagtaaatatatacataaatgtgtgtgtgtgtgtgtgtgtgtgaaatatgtcACCTCATATTTATACTGGAGTATAAATATGAGGTGACACTCAGGCCAAATTTCTACATTAATTTACCACTATGTCAAAGACCTTAGAATACAGTAttgatgtgcaaaaaaaaaaaaaaaaaagacaacagacTTGATGTTTCCTGCACTGTAAAATTCACAGCAGTGAAAGTGAAAGGCCAGGAAAAGAGCTAACCGATCTGTCATATCCTCTTCTTCCAAATCATCCAAATCAATAAACCCACTCATGTCAGACACTTCCATACATGTATGTTCTTGAGAATCAAGTGCCTCAAATGTCACACTGGGATCCTGGTCAGAATCACACCTAAGCTGCTGGTGTTATGGTCATTATTGTGTTGAACTTGGTGCCTTCTGTATGATCTCATGTAATAAAAAGTCCTTTGACAACAATTCAGATTGCATTCAACATGTGTGGAAGAACTGTTAATGCTGTGGACTGCCCATAAGTGTGCAAAAAATTCCTGGCTTggcattgaaaaaatatatattgcatgTCTAACTTACTCATTTTAGTTCttggaaattatttaaaattttagtcGGAGGCcaattatggttactccaggaATGTATGTGCATCAGCATTAGACGCTGGAAATGTCCTGCCCCTTActaaaatggaaaatatgattggttagcaaatatccaatcatgTCTGAAATGAACATTCTGATTAGTTGATCAGTTTATcagaactgtctgtcttgtctgtgcCATCATTTGCGCTCTCGCCTCCCGCTGCACTGTGCACATTTAGAGAGAAGCTCTGTACacttattcaaataataataataataaatacaattctctCAACAGTGATagaagataggtgggcatacggcTGATGCCTGCGTATGCCCTAGACCAGTGGTTCTAAAATGTTTTGGTTCCAAGGCACCCATTGTGGGAGAAAATATTGAAGCCCCCATGTAGGCTAttccatatttatattataaaatatatattataagatCTTTCCTCTAATACTTCTACTGTAATgatggcaaaacatttttaaaaaacaacgctgtccttttctgcatatcgcggtgccgttttgtgttccgttctgcataacgcggtggcccattttagcttatcacagaCCATTCGGCCggtgttttatcacactaaaattatgttaacacacatactgtttatgtcttgtggctatacttttgaaacagtgagtactttaatgtttacgaattggcccccattcacttgtaagtgcatcactggaacTCACtggaactttttctttttttttaaagaaaagtagggttATGCTGTAAGTTCATAAAAAATATCCAACACTCATTTTGGTAAtataattttgctgaaatataattaattgtttttgcatttatgtataaTGCATCACTGTGactgggcggagggcggggccgatcgtgattccacacactgtgacagggcggagggcggggccggtcgtgATTCCGGATTCCTGGCCCaggatcaggctaatcaagcctcagagagggaaaaaggccgactggaagctgcagtgagtgagtgagagagagcatgtgAGAGAAactgtgagagtgagtgagtttgaGGTCCAAGGTGACAGCTTAAGAGATCACTAATCACCACTAAATAAACAACACTAAATGAAACTAAGACTTCTATTAAGTgtgaataaaaactttttttatattttttttactttttttaaacaatgtttttacaatttaattttatttggccCAAATACAATGCCAAAGCATACATACTTATTCAAGTACAAAGGCTCATGGGTATTTCACCATAataacccacaatgcagtgctatactgttattttaaaaggttccttttttttaatttttattattcataaaatataaactGTTCAATCCAGGCAAAattttacagtatgtgcattgcttcaaaggttgatttatacttttttatttgacTTCTCGTTAGACAGACAAGTCAAGgctgatgtgagatgataaagaaTGGAGGAGTTAGTCAGAAACATTATGAACACTAACCATGtgccacaaacaaatattttcatggggttaaaatataaatttcaaaatgccaCTAGCTTTCACCAAAATGATATCATGATTTTGAATGTTCATTTTCCCCTAATTCCTTGCAAACAACAGCTATTTACTGTaaactagtcacttcacagtgaCCCTGCTCTTGATCcccagaatgcaacatttttaacagcaaactattgtatttaagaatcacagtagattgctgtTGGAATTTGGTAATACATTTATAGCAATTCTTTTACAGAGTGTGTCAGTGGTTAGTCACTGATAAACTAACCATAGCTTCAATAAAAGGCTTGAAGGTGTGCTGAGAGGGAGAGCAGAAGGATGCATATAAGAGAGAGGGGTGAGTAAGACTTTGCCCCAGAGAAAATAGTCATAACATTGAAGAGAGTGTCAGTCAGGAATGAATTTATGGGAGTGATTCTGATGAAGACTTGTGGATGGTCTGCCGTGCCATTGGATTGCGGGTTGAAGCCACTGCTGTGGTTCAAAGACAAAAGACCAGTCTGAAACCATGTGCCATCCATTTTACACAGCAGAGGACTGCCTTCATCATCCTGGGTTTGAAATAGAGAGAAAACTGTTACgaaattcaaaacaaaaatgaagtggCATTATAATTTCACTTAaaagtgcattcagtaattttttcctcatttaaaaaggtTTACtcctaaaaaataattaaaattaaattttaattttgaaacatgtataaaatcatgactactcacatgagatgaaccttatgaaagctatttattctgcatggagagggtccacaaaTGGGAGCTGCCATGTACGGagcacatgaccagccaaatactactcgcttaatctcagtaactgcccggGTATTGGACCCTTTACTCAATAAGTTAATTATTTCTGGCTGTGAATAGTACATTCtataatggcatctgaaactgaaaactactgtgtttgaatgatgctgcatccacaccattaggtgtcagtgtaagtccaaacaacaaattaaaacatttactgagtgcacctttaaaacactAGAAGGGGATCAGTCCACAGACTCATGCCCATTTCAATATGAAAAATGCTACATTGGTTTCACTATGACCAAATATAATGACTATGCAGATACCTGCTGTAAGCTCAAAGGCTCTGTGCAGGTGTGGATTGAAGAATCATTTGAAAGACCACAGTCTACAATGCTTGTCTGAAATTCCTGAAGAAATGGTACAGCTTaagaggaaagaaaacaaaaattagtAATTTTTATGTTTCTATGTATTGGTCTATGTTTCATAAAGAAtaacacattttgaaaatgtggttCTTCATATCAAACGGACTATTACTAGTCTATTATAAACAGACATACGCACACATACTTACATGTGCCATTTCCAGAGTTCCAACCAACCACCGTACATTGAGTACCAGGgccaaaatgtaaattatatatgtCGACCGTTACAAGGTCAATGTAATCGGAGAGTATTGGTGGACTAGTCAGTTCGACAAGTGCCACATTGTTGCCTGCAGGAAAGTCATAAATGATATTTGCCACGCCAACAGACACCTCCAGGCTGTTGGAGCAGTCCCATGGGTCAAACCCGAGGACCACTGTCCATGCATACTGATTCATGGATCTGAAGAGTGAGGGGCAACATGTTGATTATCAGTGCACAATTCAGAAATCAGGACACTTCATTTCATTTTCAGTGAGATTTTGGGAAATGTTTGATTACCTGGAAAAGCAGCTAGCAGTGGTCATGACAAAATAAGGAGAGACCAAAGTTCCTATGCACGCATGCTCACCGTAATACTTTAGACTAGCCATCCATGGCCATACAGATCTGTTATTATTTCCTCCACACAATTTTGCTGGAGAgaaaatagaaagagagagacaaagataGTGTGACAGAAGAATCGGTCTTGCACACATTCAAATTCATGCTTTTCCACAAGAAAAATCTTGCAGCCATAACTATAGTCTGAGACTGGACAATTTTTACTCTGTAATcttataaattttatttttatgaatgaatAGAGTAAATGAACACAAAATCTGAGAAGAGGCTTTGGTAAACTGAAGCTGATGAATTAGGCAGATAACAAAGATTGGACAAATAAGAGGAACCAAATAGAGAGTGAAATGGAAGAtaggaagagaaaaaaattagtaaaaagagaaaaagaatacATGTAAAACATGTAATGTTTATTTCGATTGTGAGTTTGTAAGAATAACAATTTTAAAGGTTATTTCATTTTGCTATATCAAACATGGTTAACTCAATAAAAACATACCTGGTGTGCTACAGGTCACATTCTCATCCTCCTCAGGGAAGCTGGAGGTAAAACTGATGAAACCAGCCTCATTTGTTGTGGTGTACCCGCTGATCCACGACTGGTAGTTAGAAACTCTGGCATATACACCAGGGTACTGAGGCAAAGCACAACCATAACCCCAACTCACAACACCGGCCTGAATCCAAACAGAGCCCTGTTTGATGACCATTGGACCTCCAGAGTCACCCTGTATGAAGACAGAGAAATATCAAGTCATAATCACTGCcataaaagaatattccaggtgcaatacaaattaagctcaattgacagcatttgtgacattgcTGTACAATCCCATTTATAAACTAAAGATTAAAGTGTATGGATTATATTTGAGCCTTTATTGTATAAAACATACTTCAATGAATGTCTAAATGAATAAGTCTAAGCCATGGACCATTGATACCTGGCATGAATCTTTTCCACCCTCCAACAGTCCAGCGCACATCATGTTGTCTGTTATCTGTGCATTTCTATAAAGGCAATCACACTGCCTGTTACCAACTACAGGCACACGCACATCCTGCAAGTTTTGAGGTGAAGGAAGGGATACTGTAACACAGAGAATGAAAACCACTCAGCCAAAATTCCAAAtaacagagagaaaaacagagatcTATTTGAATATGGTGCTTTTGTATATGTACAGTGATTGCTAAAGAGAATAATATATAaggacatacagtactgtgcaaaagtcttaggcacataagatgcttcgcaaaaacatttgtcttaaaatggttatttatattttcagcttaagtgtgtcaataggaaatatacattttagactcccaaatgtttcttttgcaaatagaatagaatagaagaacagagagccctgcaacagatggcatggtccccacaaagccccccactgaatattgagtcagtctgggttcacatgaagagacagaaacaattgagacagccgaaatacatagaagaactgtggtgaattctccaagaagcttggaacatcctatctgccaacaacaaagaaaaactatccaggtgtacctaggagaatgagtgctgttttgaaggcaaaggtggtcacaccaaatattgatttagcttttttttgtttactggactttgtatgacgttaattgataaagatatgaaaattatttatggcattatttttgaagacatcctcactatgcaacatttttcacaagtgcctaaatcttttgcatagtactgtatgcaaggatcctttttgtggacttcagttcatcccagctattctccagactaaactacaccaactctctgttcccacatctatctgtcagtggattaccagctttttGACGGACAGGCAGctgctagtgagacaggggaaattca comes from the Xyrauchen texanus isolate HMW12.3.18 chromosome 12, RBS_HiC_50CHRs, whole genome shotgun sequence genome and includes:
- the LOC127652512 gene encoding polyserase-2-like isoform X2, which translates into the protein MDSDSSSLLSRVFLIPLFSNPDPSAFTVYLGRESQEQSNLNEVSRSVSQVITHPQYDESTHDNDMSLLHLSSPVNFTAYVKPVCLAAEGSTFNNGSDMWVTGWGDISSSVSLPSPQNLQDVRVPVVGNRQCDCLYRNAQITDNMMCAGLLEGGKDSCQGDSGGPMVIKQGSVWIQAGVVSWGYGCALPQYPGVYARVSNYQSWISGYTTTNEAGFISFTSSFPEEDENVTCSTPAKLCGGNNNRSVWPWMASLKYYGEHACIGTLVSPYFVMTTASCFSRSMNQYAWTVVLGFDPWDCSNSLEVSVGVANIIYDFPAGNNVALVELTSPPILSDYIDLVTVDIYNLHFGPGTQCTVVGWNSGNGTSVPFLQEFQTSIVDCGLSNDSSIHTCTEPLSLQQDDEGSPLLCKMDGTWFQTGLLSLNHSSGFNPQSNGTADHPQVFIRITPINSFLTDTLFNVMTIFSGAKSYSPLSLICILLLSLSAHLQAFY
- the LOC127652512 gene encoding polyserase-2-like isoform X1, with the protein product MFRELPFFFVITFLTKGCDCQLDVCGRAPLNTRIVGGQNAPDGAWPWQASLHNVHGHFCGGSLINKEWILTAAHCFPGNPDPSAFTVYLGRESQEQSNLNEVSRSVSQVITHPQYDESTHDNDMSLLHLSSPVNFTAYVKPVCLAAEGSTFNNGSDMWVTGWGDISSSVSLPSPQNLQDVRVPVVGNRQCDCLYRNAQITDNMMCAGLLEGGKDSCQGDSGGPMVIKQGSVWIQAGVVSWGYGCALPQYPGVYARVSNYQSWISGYTTTNEAGFISFTSSFPEEDENVTCSTPAKLCGGNNNRSVWPWMASLKYYGEHACIGTLVSPYFVMTTASCFSRSMNQYAWTVVLGFDPWDCSNSLEVSVGVANIIYDFPAGNNVALVELTSPPILSDYIDLVTVDIYNLHFGPGTQCTVVGWNSGNGTSVPFLQEFQTSIVDCGLSNDSSIHTCTEPLSLQQDDEGSPLLCKMDGTWFQTGLLSLNHSSGFNPQSNGTADHPQVFIRITPINSFLTDTLFNVMTIFSGAKSYSPLSLICILLLSLSAHLQAFY